In Malus sylvestris chromosome 15, drMalSylv7.2, whole genome shotgun sequence, a single genomic region encodes these proteins:
- the LOC126602573 gene encoding ethylene-responsive transcription factor ERF014-like: MVKTEQRILQLPSEVTSSKTTSTSSSSSSSSSACKKKFKGVRMRSWGSWVSEIRAPNQKTRIWLGSYSTAEAAARAYDAALLCLKGSSANLNFPTTASSHFISQEMTVMSPKSIQRVAAAAANSFVLDNNAATTTANIALPPSAPPQSTSSSSLVSSPSMSSSPSSNLIDDDMSSLMGSFGGSYTPTYYDQSNDQLPMFSMDSWNNFDQMFDGALNPHPHMMYDLYEESDIRLWSFC, from the coding sequence ATGGTGAAGACGGAGCAGAGGATTCTTCAGCTGCCTTCAGAGGTGACATCATCGAAAACAACATcgacatcttcttcttcttcttcttcttcctcagcaTGCAAGAAGAAGTTTAAGGGAGTGAGGATGAGGAGCTGGGGCTCTTGGGTTTCAGAGATTAGGGCtccaaaccaaaaaacaagaatATGGTTAGGCTCATATTCTACTGCTGAGGCTGCAGCGAGAGCCTATGATGCTGCCCTACTGTGCCTCAAGGGCTCCTCAGCCAACCTCAACTTCCCCACCACTGCCTCCTCACATTTTATCTCCCAAGAAATGACAGTCATGTCCcccaaatccatccaaagagTGGCTGCAGCCGCTGCCAATAGTTTTGTTCTTGATAATAATGCCGCTACCACCACCGCAAACATTGCCTTGCCACCATCGGCCCCTCCTCAATCTACTTCTTCCTCATCTTTGGTCTCGTCTCCCTCGATGTCGTCCTCGCCGTCCAGTAACCTCATCGACGACGACATGTCATCGCTGATGGGTTCATTTGGGGGGTCCTACACTCCCACTTACTATGATCAATCAAACGATCAATTACCAATGTTTAGCATGGACTCATGGAACAACTTCGACCAAATGTTCGATGGCGCCTTGAATCCACATCCACATATGATGTATGACTTATATGAGGAGAGTGACATTCGCTTGTGGAGCTTCTGCTGA
- the LOC126602572 gene encoding uncharacterized protein LOC126602572 encodes MGLSKEQLLARLKELQVDFSHHEHPVVLTVEAQAKYVGHLGGGLSKNLFLKDKKSRFYIVSALADTKVDLKVLSVRLGLGKGGLRMAPEEALGEILQVPLGCVTPFSVVNESARHVSLLLDQKFRSQERCFFHPLSNDMSISLSTHDLDKFLKSIGRDPSYVDLEANPSVGKDQPPDLACFVPSGSTVLPDPPQPAASSKGHAEIQVSVSNKSTASTVSSKPSSSAKSAKDKQVNGVNVSKTVADVGSLVEDLLDRTSSLLLSEITEETIKKHEGQLGTKVSDSIRSRLREDFERTLMIFKSTAYTEGFSAGKHHHPHRTY; translated from the exons ATGGGTCTCTCCAAGGAACAGTTGCTTGCCCGCTTAAAG GAGCTACAAGTCGATTTTTCCCACCATGAACATCCTGTTGTTCTGACAGTTGAAGCTCAG GCCAAATATGTTGGACATCTGGGAGGTGGACTAAGTAAAAATTTATTCCTGAAG GACAAGAAAAGTAGGTTCTACATTGTTTCCGCTTTGGCAGATACTAAAGTAGATCTGAAAG TTCTATCTGTGAGGCTTGGTTTGGGAAAAGGTGGCTTGAGAATGGCTCCTGAAGAAGCACTTGGAGAAATACTTCAG GTGCCTCTGGGATGTGTTACTCCATTTTCTGTGGTGAATGAATCTGCACG CCATGTCTCTCTGTTGTTGGATCAAAAATTTAGAAGTCAGGAGCGGTGCTTCTTCCACCCTTTGTCGAATGACATGTCAATCT CACTTAGTACCCATGATCTTGACAAGTTTCTAAAATCAATTGGGAGAGACCCCTCATATGTTGACTTGGAG GCTAACCCATCGGTTGGAAAGGATCAACCACCTGATCTTGCATGCTTTGTTCCGTCTGGTTCCACTGTGTTGCCAGACCCTCCACAACCAGCAGCTTCCTCTAAAGGTCATGCAGAAATTCAAGTTTCTGTCTCTAACAAATCAACAGCAAGTACAG TCTCTTCTAAGCCATCCAGTAGTGCAAAAAGTGCCAAGGACAAACAGGTCAATGGTGTGAATGTGTCGAAGACCGTAGCAGATGTTGGAAGTTTGGTTGAAGATTTACTCGATAGAACATCTTCTCTATTGCTTTCAGAG ATCACTGAGGAGACTATTAAGAAACATGAAGGACAATTGGGAACTAAGGTATCAGATAGTATCAGAAGCCGACTTCGAGAAGATTTCGAGAGAACCCTT ATGATATTTAAATCCACCGCATATACCGAAGGGTTTTCTGCTGGCAAGCACCACCATCCACACCGTACGTATTGA
- the LOC126602569 gene encoding E3 ubiquitin-protein ligase RING1-like isoform X1: MSSSPTRSRDINIDDGTTSPYQLYWCYHCNRTVRIASNSPSEIVCPRCFGQFLSEIDMSIRPRLLVDYTSFDPSPEARLLEALSLMFEPFTRPFNRELFDPEADPGGRRHHEHEGGGTGIEPEVRDLWTNRRRRRRRNRSFDGGENWELEPEPRTRNRPRTWTVVRPVDDPYNPVGPTSQTPENPILPVPRGVDLGNYFFGPGFQGLIEELTQNDRPGPPPLPESAINAIPTVEISEAHLINDSCCPICMEEFKVGGAARELPCNHIFHSECIIPWLRLHNSCPVCRVEIPVPGGVLDESEGSNSGGERRGRRSRLGSLWPSRARYRRMERQGGNATSTSGAGDPWWSSCTIL; the protein is encoded by the exons ATGTCATCGAGTCCAACTCGTTCGAGAGACATTAACATTGACGATGGCACCACATCACCGTACCAGCTCTACTGGTGCTACCACTGCAATCGGACGGTGCGGATTGCCTCCAACAGCCCATCAGAGATAGTCTGCCCTCGTTGTTTCGGGCAGTTTCTCTCCGAGATTGACATGTCGATTAGGCCTAGACTGCTCGTAGACTACACCAGTTTCGATCCATCCCCAGAAGCTCGTCTGCTCGAAGCACTTTCCCTCATGTTCGAACCGTTCACGAGACCTTTTAACCGTGAATTATTTGACCCAGAGGCTGATCCCGGAGGACGACGCCACCATGAGCATGAGGGCGGGGGAACAGGTATAG AACCTGAAGTTCGAGATTTGTGGACAAACAGGAGACGGCGGCGGCGGCGCAACCGTAGCTTTGATGGTGGAGAAAACTGGGAACTGGAACCCGAACCCCGTACACGAAACCGTCCCAGGACTTGGACTGTTGTCCGACCCGTCGATGATCCTTATAATCCGGTGGGACCCACTTCCCAAACGCCTGAAAACCCAATACTACCTGTTCCACGTGGAGTCGATCTAGGAAACTACTTTTTCGGGCCGGGCTTTCAAGGACTGATCGAGGAATTAACTCAAAACGACAGGCCCGGCCCGCCTCCACTACCCGAATCCGCAATCAACGCCATACCCACTGTGGAAATAAGCGAGGCCCATTTGATCAACGACTCTTGCTGCCCAATTTGCATGGAGGAGTTTAAGGTTGGTGGAGCGGCGAGGGAGTTGCCATGCAATCACATATTCCACAGCGAATGTATTATTCCGTGGCTGAGGCTTCACAACTCTTGCCCGGTCTGCAGGGTCGAGATTCCGGTACCTGGTGGTGTATTGGACGAGTCGGAGGGCTCGAATAGTGGAGGAGAGAGGCGTGGAAGGCGGAGTCGGTTGGGATCATTGTGGCCATCTCGAGCAAGGTATCGTCGAATGGAGCGACAAGGTGGTAATGCTACTTCTACCTCTGGAGCTG GTGATCCATGGTGGAGTTCTTGCACTATTCTTTAG
- the LOC126602569 gene encoding E3 ubiquitin-protein ligase RING1-like isoform X2, producing the protein MSSSPTRSRDINIDDGTTSPYQLYWCYHCNRTVRIASNSPSEIVCPRCFGQFLSEIDMSIRPRLLVDYTSFDPSPEARLLEALSLMFEPFTRPFNRELFDPEADPGGRRHHEHEGGGTEPEVRDLWTNRRRRRRRNRSFDGGENWELEPEPRTRNRPRTWTVVRPVDDPYNPVGPTSQTPENPILPVPRGVDLGNYFFGPGFQGLIEELTQNDRPGPPPLPESAINAIPTVEISEAHLINDSCCPICMEEFKVGGAARELPCNHIFHSECIIPWLRLHNSCPVCRVEIPVPGGVLDESEGSNSGGERRGRRSRLGSLWPSRARYRRMERQGGNATSTSGAGDPWWSSCTIL; encoded by the exons ATGTCATCGAGTCCAACTCGTTCGAGAGACATTAACATTGACGATGGCACCACATCACCGTACCAGCTCTACTGGTGCTACCACTGCAATCGGACGGTGCGGATTGCCTCCAACAGCCCATCAGAGATAGTCTGCCCTCGTTGTTTCGGGCAGTTTCTCTCCGAGATTGACATGTCGATTAGGCCTAGACTGCTCGTAGACTACACCAGTTTCGATCCATCCCCAGAAGCTCGTCTGCTCGAAGCACTTTCCCTCATGTTCGAACCGTTCACGAGACCTTTTAACCGTGAATTATTTGACCCAGAGGCTGATCCCGGAGGACGACGCCACCATGAGCATGAGGGCGGGGGAACAG AACCTGAAGTTCGAGATTTGTGGACAAACAGGAGACGGCGGCGGCGGCGCAACCGTAGCTTTGATGGTGGAGAAAACTGGGAACTGGAACCCGAACCCCGTACACGAAACCGTCCCAGGACTTGGACTGTTGTCCGACCCGTCGATGATCCTTATAATCCGGTGGGACCCACTTCCCAAACGCCTGAAAACCCAATACTACCTGTTCCACGTGGAGTCGATCTAGGAAACTACTTTTTCGGGCCGGGCTTTCAAGGACTGATCGAGGAATTAACTCAAAACGACAGGCCCGGCCCGCCTCCACTACCCGAATCCGCAATCAACGCCATACCCACTGTGGAAATAAGCGAGGCCCATTTGATCAACGACTCTTGCTGCCCAATTTGCATGGAGGAGTTTAAGGTTGGTGGAGCGGCGAGGGAGTTGCCATGCAATCACATATTCCACAGCGAATGTATTATTCCGTGGCTGAGGCTTCACAACTCTTGCCCGGTCTGCAGGGTCGAGATTCCGGTACCTGGTGGTGTATTGGACGAGTCGGAGGGCTCGAATAGTGGAGGAGAGAGGCGTGGAAGGCGGAGTCGGTTGGGATCATTGTGGCCATCTCGAGCAAGGTATCGTCGAATGGAGCGACAAGGTGGTAATGCTACTTCTACCTCTGGAGCTG GTGATCCATGGTGGAGTTCTTGCACTATTCTTTAG